One genomic region from Streptomyces venezuelae encodes:
- a CDS encoding cation diffusion facilitator family transporter: MSASGGTKAIVAALAANLAIAVAKFVAYLFSGSSSMLAESVHSLADSGNQGLLLLGGKKAQREATPQHPFGYGRERYIYAFLVSIVLFSVGGMFAIYEGYEKIKDPHEIEAWYWPVGVLVFAIIAESFSFRTAIKESNEVRGGLSWTEFVRRAKAPELPVVLLEDLGALVGLVLALGGVGLALATGDGVWDGIGTLCIGVLLILIAIVLAAETKSLLLGESAGVDEVKKIEAAVVDGDTVTRLIHMRTLHLGPEELLVAAKIAVSHDDTATEVANAINAAEERIRAAVPIARVIYLEPDIYSESAASAGENPAKAPGGSAH; encoded by the coding sequence ATGAGCGCGTCAGGCGGAACCAAGGCGATCGTGGCGGCACTCGCCGCCAACCTCGCGATCGCCGTAGCCAAGTTCGTCGCGTACCTCTTCAGTGGGTCGTCCTCGATGCTCGCGGAGAGCGTGCACTCGCTCGCCGACTCCGGCAACCAGGGCCTGCTGCTCCTCGGCGGCAAGAAGGCCCAGCGCGAGGCGACCCCGCAGCACCCGTTCGGCTACGGCCGCGAGCGCTACATCTACGCCTTCCTCGTCTCGATCGTGCTCTTCTCCGTCGGTGGCATGTTCGCCATCTACGAGGGCTACGAGAAGATCAAGGACCCGCACGAGATCGAGGCCTGGTACTGGCCGGTCGGCGTCCTCGTCTTCGCGATCATCGCCGAGTCCTTCTCCTTCCGTACGGCCATCAAGGAGTCGAACGAGGTCCGCGGCGGCCTCTCCTGGACGGAGTTCGTCCGCCGCGCGAAGGCTCCCGAGCTCCCCGTCGTCCTGCTGGAGGACCTCGGCGCCCTCGTCGGCCTCGTGCTCGCCCTCGGCGGCGTCGGCCTCGCCCTCGCCACCGGCGACGGCGTCTGGGACGGCATCGGCACCCTCTGCATCGGCGTCCTGCTGATCCTGATCGCGATCGTGCTCGCGGCCGAGACCAAGTCGCTGCTCCTCGGTGAGTCCGCCGGCGTCGACGAGGTCAAGAAGATCGAGGCGGCGGTCGTCGACGGCGACACCGTCACCCGCCTCATCCACATGCGCACCCTCCACCTGGGCCCCGAGGAGCTGCTCGTCGCGGCCAAGATCGCGGTCAGCCACGACGACACGGCGACCGAGGTGGCCAACGCGATCAACGCCGCGGAGGAGCGCATCCGCGCGGCCGTCCCGATCGCCCGGGTGATCTACCTGGAGCCGGACATCTACAGCGAGTCCGCGGCCTCGGCGGGCGAGAACCCGGCCAAGGCACCGGGCGGCTCCGCCCACTGA
- a CDS encoding SIS domain-containing protein: protein MLDETLLDAPDALALADRRGLLRGAAEAGARVRTAARHASEAGIADLHPEGRPRAVLVAGPGTAAAGVADLIGALAGASAPVVRLQPTGVAPAAGALRWALPGWAGSVDLLLLPTTDGSEPGLALLAEQAYRRGITVVAVAPKASPLAEAVGGSHGLFVPMATAPNESPDEYAESLAASPGALWALFTPLLALLDRVGLVDAPPEALEKVADRLDRTAERCGPAIATYSNPAKTLAAELADSLPLIWTEGYAAGPAGRRFASVLAELAGLPALAAELPEALPAHGVLLAGDYAAGADPDDFFRDRVEEPQALRARVVLLRDRPGGLTAAPAARELALGHETAISELEPEEGGDLETLAELLAVTDFAAVYLALATPGRPDHSTH, encoded by the coding sequence ATGCTCGACGAGACGCTCCTCGACGCACCGGACGCCCTCGCCCTGGCCGACCGCCGCGGTCTCCTGCGCGGCGCCGCCGAAGCAGGAGCCCGGGTACGGACGGCCGCCCGCCACGCGAGCGAGGCCGGCATCGCCGATCTGCACCCCGAGGGCCGCCCCCGCGCGGTCCTGGTGGCGGGCCCCGGCACCGCGGCCGCGGGCGTCGCGGACCTGATCGGCGCCCTCGCGGGAGCCTCGGCCCCCGTCGTACGGCTCCAGCCGACCGGCGTCGCCCCCGCGGCGGGCGCCCTGCGCTGGGCCCTGCCCGGCTGGGCGGGCTCGGTCGACCTGCTCCTGCTGCCCACCACGGACGGCTCGGAACCCGGCCTCGCCCTCCTCGCCGAGCAGGCGTACCGCCGCGGCATCACGGTCGTCGCCGTCGCTCCCAAGGCCTCCCCGCTCGCCGAGGCGGTCGGCGGCTCGCACGGCCTGTTCGTCCCGATGGCCACCGCGCCGAACGAGTCGCCCGACGAGTACGCGGAAAGCCTCGCGGCGAGCCCGGGCGCCCTGTGGGCCCTGTTCACCCCACTGCTCGCCCTCCTCGACAGGGTCGGTCTGGTCGACGCGCCACCGGAGGCCCTGGAGAAGGTCGCCGACCGTCTCGACCGGACGGCCGAACGCTGCGGCCCGGCCATCGCCACGTACAGCAACCCGGCCAAGACGCTCGCGGCCGAACTGGCCGACTCGCTCCCGCTGATCTGGACCGAGGGCTACGCGGCGGGCCCCGCAGGACGTCGCTTCGCGAGCGTCCTGGCCGAGCTCGCGGGCCTGCCTGCGCTCGCGGCGGAACTCCCGGAGGCCCTGCCGGCGCACGGAGTGCTCCTCGCGGGCGACTACGCGGCGGGCGCGGACCCCGACGACTTCTTCCGGGACCGGGTGGAGGAGCCGCAGGCGCTGCGGGCCAGGGTCGTCCTGCTGCGCGACAGGCCGGGCGGCCTGACCGCGGCCCCGGCGGCCAGGGAGCTGGCCCTCGGTCACGAGACGGCCATCAGCGAACTCGAACCGGAGGAGGGCGGCGACCTTGAAACCCTGGCCGAACTGCTCGCGGTGACCGACTTCGCCGCCGTCTACCTGGCCCTGGCGACCCCGGGCCGCCCGGACCACAGCACCCACTGA
- the manA gene encoding mannose-6-phosphate isomerase, class I, with protein MDRLVNTVRPYAWGSPTAIPELLGVAPTGEPQAEMWMGAHPGAPSRTERGPLNEVVAADPVRELGKPAVEKFGARLPFLLKVLAAGAPLSLQVHPDLDRARAGFAAEEAAGIPIDAPHRTYKDANHKPELICALTPFEGLCGFRAPAAAADLIAELGVDSLKPYVDLLHAHPEEAALREVLTALLTADPDEMAHTVTEAAAAAERLGGDHAPFANLAHHFPGDPGVIAAMLLNHVRLQPGEALYLGAGVPHAYFDGMGVEIMANSDNVLRCGLTPKHVDVPELLRVVRFESNDPAVLRPEASPSGEEVYDTPIDEFRLSRFVRAEGAAPTDVTAPTPQILLSVAGRPKAGEVTLAPGESVFVPAGEKTELSGAGTVFRATVVA; from the coding sequence ATGGACCGCCTCGTCAACACCGTCCGCCCCTACGCCTGGGGATCCCCGACGGCCATCCCCGAACTCCTCGGCGTCGCCCCCACCGGCGAACCGCAGGCCGAGATGTGGATGGGCGCCCACCCCGGCGCCCCCTCCCGCACCGAGCGCGGCCCGCTCAACGAGGTCGTCGCCGCCGATCCCGTACGCGAGCTGGGGAAGCCCGCCGTCGAGAAGTTCGGTGCGCGCCTCCCCTTCCTGCTCAAGGTGCTCGCCGCGGGCGCCCCGCTCTCCCTCCAGGTCCACCCCGACCTCGACCGGGCCCGCGCGGGCTTCGCCGCCGAGGAGGCCGCGGGCATCCCCATCGACGCCCCGCACCGCACCTACAAGGACGCCAACCACAAGCCCGAACTGATCTGCGCCCTCACCCCCTTCGAGGGGCTGTGCGGATTCCGTGCCCCCGCCGCGGCCGCCGACCTCATCGCGGAGCTGGGCGTCGACTCGCTCAAGCCGTACGTGGACCTCCTCCACGCCCACCCCGAAGAGGCGGCGCTCCGCGAGGTCCTGACGGCCCTGCTGACGGCCGACCCCGACGAGATGGCGCACACGGTCACCGAAGCCGCGGCCGCTGCGGAACGCCTGGGCGGCGACCACGCCCCCTTCGCGAACCTCGCCCACCACTTCCCGGGCGACCCCGGAGTCATCGCCGCCATGCTCCTCAACCACGTCCGGCTCCAGCCGGGCGAGGCGCTCTACCTGGGCGCGGGCGTGCCGCACGCCTACTTCGACGGCATGGGCGTCGAGATCATGGCCAACTCCGACAACGTGCTGCGCTGCGGCCTCACCCCCAAGCACGTCGACGTCCCCGAACTCCTGCGGGTCGTCCGCTTCGAGTCGAACGACCCCGCCGTCCTGCGCCCCGAGGCCTCCCCCTCCGGGGAGGAGGTCTACGACACCCCGATCGACGAGTTCCGTCTCTCCCGTTTCGTACGGGCCGAGGGGGCCGCGCCGACCGACGTCACCGCCCCGACTCCACAGATCTTGCTCTCCGTCGCGGGCCGCCCGAAGGCGGGCGAGGTCACCCTCGCTCCGGGCGAGTCCGTCTTCGTTCCGGCGGGCGAGAAGACCGAACTGTCCGGTGCGGGTACGGTCTTTCGCGCCACCGTCGTGGCCTGA
- a CDS encoding Trm112 family protein — MPLEAGLLEILACPACHAPLNDRTADETPELVCTGTDCGLAYPVRDGIPVLLTDEARRPA; from the coding sequence ATGCCGCTCGAAGCCGGCCTCCTGGAGATCCTGGCCTGCCCCGCGTGCCACGCTCCGCTGAACGACCGCACGGCGGACGAGACCCCCGAACTGGTCTGCACCGGCACGGACTGCGGCCTCGCGTACCCGGTCCGCGACGGCATCCCGGTCCTCCTCACCGACGAGGCCCGCCGCCCGGCCTGA
- the ahcY gene encoding adenosylhomocysteinase: MTTAAQQDFKVADLSLAAFGRKEITLAEHEMPGLMSIRREYAEQQPLAGARVTGSLHMTVQTAVLIETLVALGAEVRWASCNIFSTQDHAAAAIAVGPNGTPENPQGVPVFAWKGETLEEYWWCTEQALTWPNTPTGGPNMILDDGGDATLLVHKGVEFEKVGSAPDPSTADSEEYGHILRLLNRTLTENPQKWTQLASEIRGVTEETTTGVHRLYEMHREGALLFPAINVNDAVTKSKFDNKYGCRHSLIDGINRATDVLIGGKTAVVCGYGDVGKGCAESLRGQGARVIVTEIDPICALQAAMDGYQVTTLDEVVETADIFITTTGNKDIIMAADMAKMKHQAIVGNIGHFDNEIDMAGLANTAGVVKDEVKPQVHTWTYPDGKVLIVLSEGRLLNLGNATGHPSFVMSNSFADQTLAQIELFTKPEEYPTDVYTLPKHLDEKVARLHLDALGVKLTTLRPEQAAYIGVEVDGPFKPDHYRY; this comes from the coding sequence ATGACGACTGCCGCCCAGCAGGACTTCAAGGTCGCCGACCTCTCCCTGGCCGCCTTCGGCCGCAAGGAGATCACCCTCGCCGAGCACGAGATGCCCGGCCTGATGTCGATCCGCCGCGAATACGCGGAGCAGCAGCCCCTCGCCGGCGCCCGCGTCACCGGCTCCCTGCACATGACCGTGCAGACCGCGGTCCTCATCGAGACGCTCGTCGCGCTCGGCGCCGAGGTCCGCTGGGCCTCCTGCAACATCTTCTCCACCCAGGACCACGCCGCCGCGGCCATCGCCGTCGGCCCGAACGGCACCCCGGAGAACCCCCAGGGCGTCCCGGTCTTCGCCTGGAAGGGCGAGACCCTGGAGGAGTACTGGTGGTGCACCGAGCAGGCCCTCACCTGGCCGAACACGCCCACCGGCGGCCCGAACATGATCCTCGACGACGGCGGTGACGCCACCCTCCTCGTCCACAAGGGCGTCGAGTTCGAGAAGGTCGGCTCCGCCCCGGACCCGTCCACCGCGGACAGCGAGGAGTACGGCCACATCCTCCGTCTCCTCAACCGCACCCTCACCGAGAACCCGCAGAAGTGGACCCAGCTGGCGTCCGAGATCCGCGGCGTGACCGAGGAGACGACGACGGGCGTCCACCGCCTGTACGAGATGCACCGCGAGGGCGCGCTGCTCTTCCCGGCGATCAACGTGAACGACGCCGTGACGAAGTCGAAGTTCGACAACAAGTACGGCTGCCGCCACTCCCTCATCGACGGCATCAACCGCGCCACCGACGTCCTCATCGGCGGCAAGACCGCCGTCGTCTGCGGCTACGGCGACGTCGGCAAGGGCTGCGCCGAGTCGCTCCGCGGCCAGGGCGCGCGCGTCATCGTCACCGAGATCGACCCGATCTGCGCGCTCCAGGCGGCCATGGACGGCTACCAGGTCACGACCCTGGACGAGGTCGTCGAGACCGCCGACATCTTCATCACCACGACCGGCAACAAGGACATCATCATGGCCGCCGACATGGCCAAGATGAAGCACCAGGCCATCGTCGGCAACATCGGCCACTTCGACAACGAGATCGACATGGCCGGCCTCGCCAACACCGCGGGCGTCGTCAAGGACGAGGTCAAGCCGCAGGTCCACACCTGGACCTACCCCGACGGCAAGGTCCTGATCGTCCTCTCCGAGGGCCGCCTGCTGAACCTCGGCAACGCGACCGGTCACCCCTCCTTCGTCATGTCGAACTCCTTCGCGGACCAGACGCTGGCCCAGATCGAGCTCTTCACGAAGCCGGAGGAGTACCCGACCGACGTCTACACGCTGCCGAAGCACCTGGACGAGAAGGTCGCCCGCCTCCACCTCGACGCCCTCGGCGTCAAGCTGACGACCCTCCGCCCCGAGCAGGCCGCCTACATCGGCGTCGAGGTCGACGGTCCCTTCAAGCCGGACCACTACCGCTACTGA